A stretch of Candidatus Coatesbacteria bacterium DNA encodes these proteins:
- a CDS encoding YkgJ family cysteine cluster protein, which produces MNSTPPTWFEPAGLRFSCLPDCARCCRGQPGVVFVGEVERRLIAVTLGLEEDEFRRRWCRRIGLKRWSLRERSNGDCVFLQPGGARCEIYPVRPRQCRSYPFWSSILTSRERWQAEAEECPGIGRGRLHGPAEIRRLLH; this is translated from the coding sequence GTGAATTCCACTCCGCCGACGTGGTTCGAACCCGCGGGTTTGCGTTTTTCCTGTTTGCCGGACTGCGCCCGTTGCTGCCGGGGTCAGCCCGGGGTGGTGTTCGTCGGTGAAGTGGAGCGCCGGTTGATCGCCGTTACTTTGGGCCTGGAGGAGGATGAGTTCCGCCGGCGTTGGTGTCGGCGCATCGGCCTGAAACGCTGGTCCCTGCGTGAACGATCCAACGGAGACTGCGTTTTCCTCCAACCCGGTGGAGCGCGTTGCGAGATCTATCCCGTCCGGCCCCGGCAGTGTCGCAGCTATCCCTTCTGGTCTTCGATCCTGACCAGTCGGGAGCGCTGGCAAGCCGAGGCCGAAGAGTGTCCGGGTATCGGTCGGGGTCGGCTCCACGGTCCGGCCGAGATCCGTCGGCTTCTCCATTAA
- the rpoN gene encoding RNA polymerase factor sigma-54, which produces MPMTLNQPKLTLDQSLKLQLKLSPKLQQAIKLLALPILQLKDRVDEELLSNPVLEAEQGGEAGIQTDSELEERDRGDEAWEAQRDYLPSDETPTDNNHSERDWEDYLRYDPRPYRPPRPLEVSEEDSYIDRVVARETSLNDHLLWQLRLNCDDERREIIAAELVGNLDDDGYLRGFDTTELAEDLDLDPPADAAEIEEVLTGCVQGLDPLGVGARDLRECLFIQLAPLAENGTEPELVELARRIIDGHLNEVAKRKYKKLARTLKVDVERLREAVHLVAGLDPKPARNYTGTAATYVKPDVFIEKIGDEYRIYLNEWGIPRLRISNYYRRLVAAGAADKQTKEFIRDKINSAVWFIKNIDERRRTILSVTEFIFEYQRDFLTKGLEGLRPLTLDTVAEAVDLNPSTVSRATSGKYVQTPRGLFELRFFFSGGISTTDGGEGVSTTYIKERIRRLIAEETTPLSDQAIADTLHDDEGLDIARRTVAKYRKQMKIPSSSRRKPL; this is translated from the coding sequence ATGCCGATGACACTGAATCAACCCAAGCTGACCCTCGATCAATCCCTTAAGCTGCAGCTCAAGCTGTCGCCGAAGCTGCAGCAGGCCATCAAGCTGTTGGCCCTGCCCATCCTGCAGCTCAAGGACCGCGTCGACGAGGAACTCCTCAGCAACCCCGTCCTGGAGGCCGAACAGGGTGGCGAAGCCGGCATCCAGACCGACAGCGAACTCGAAGAACGCGACCGCGGCGACGAGGCCTGGGAGGCCCAGCGGGACTACCTGCCCTCGGACGAAACCCCCACCGACAACAACCATTCCGAGCGCGACTGGGAAGACTACCTGCGTTACGATCCGCGCCCCTACCGCCCGCCGCGACCGCTCGAGGTCTCGGAGGAAGACTCCTACATCGACCGGGTCGTCGCCCGGGAGACCTCCCTCAACGATCACCTGCTGTGGCAGTTGCGGCTCAACTGCGACGACGAGCGCCGGGAGATCATCGCCGCCGAACTCGTCGGCAACCTCGACGACGACGGTTACCTGCGCGGTTTCGATACCACCGAGCTGGCCGAGGATCTCGACCTCGACCCCCCCGCCGACGCCGCCGAGATCGAGGAGGTCCTCACCGGCTGCGTCCAGGGCCTGGACCCCCTCGGCGTCGGCGCCCGCGACCTGCGCGAGTGCCTGTTCATCCAGTTGGCCCCCCTGGCCGAGAACGGCACCGAGCCCGAACTGGTCGAGCTGGCCCGCCGGATCATCGACGGCCACCTCAACGAGGTCGCCAAGCGCAAGTACAAGAAACTGGCCCGCACACTGAAAGTCGATGTCGAGCGCCTGCGCGAAGCCGTCCATCTGGTCGCCGGCCTGGACCCCAAACCGGCGCGCAACTACACCGGCACCGCCGCCACCTACGTCAAGCCCGATGTCTTCATCGAGAAAATCGGCGACGAGTACCGCATCTATCTGAACGAATGGGGCATCCCCCGGTTGCGGATCTCCAACTACTACCGCCGCCTGGTCGCCGCCGGCGCCGCCGACAAGCAGACCAAGGAGTTCATCCGCGACAAGATCAACTCCGCCGTCTGGTTCATCAAAAATATCGACGAGCGGCGCCGCACCATCCTCAGCGTCACCGAGTTCATCTTCGAGTACCAGCGCGACTTCCTCACCAAGGGCCTCGAAGGCCTGCGCCCCCTGACCCTGGACACCGTCGCCGAGGCCGTCGACCTCAATCCCAGCACCGTCAGCCGGGCCACCTCGGGCAAGTACGTCCAGACACCCCGGGGCCTGTTCGAGCTGCGCTTCTTCTTCTCCGGCGGCATCTCGACCACCGACGGCGGCGAGGGCGTCTCGACGACCTACATCAAGGAGCGCATCCGCCGGCTGATCGCCGAGGAGACGACACCCCTCTCCGACCAGGCCATCGCCGACACGCTCCACGACGATGAGGGGCTGGACATCGCCCGGCGCACCGTCGCCAAGTATCGCAAACAGATGAAGATCCCCTCGTCCTCACGCCGCAAACCCCTCTAG
- the raiA gene encoding ribosome-associated translation inhibitor RaiA, producing MKVHIVGRHFDITDAVKSYVEDRLQKIRRHFDRVMDVNVTLNQEKYRHIADIDINVNGVNMHCEEETGDMYTSIDLAVDKIDRQVRRYKEKLQRRKQRARSTAAVAEEQLPQATYELLEPDAGEVSEEERKIIRSERHLIKPMSLDEAVMQMDLNNADFYAFTNARTNNINVVYRRTDGNVGWIAPE from the coding sequence ATGAAGGTCCATATCGTCGGACGCCATTTCGATATCACCGATGCCGTCAAGAGCTACGTCGAGGATCGCCTGCAGAAGATCCGCCGCCACTTCGACCGGGTGATGGACGTCAACGTCACCTTGAACCAGGAGAAATACCGGCACATCGCCGACATCGACATCAACGTCAACGGCGTCAACATGCACTGCGAAGAGGAAACCGGCGATATGTACACTTCCATCGACCTGGCGGTGGACAAGATCGACCGCCAGGTACGACGCTACAAGGAAAAACTACAGCGACGCAAACAGCGCGCCCGCTCCACCGCCGCCGTGGCCGAAGAACAATTGCCCCAGGCGACATACGAGCTGCTGGAGCCCGACGCCGGCGAGGTCAGCGAGGAAGAGCGCAAGATCATCAGGAGTGAACGGCACCTGATCAAGCCGATGAGTCTCGACGAGGCCGTGATGCAGATGGACCTGAACAACGCCGACTTCTACGCTTTCACCAACGCCCGGACGAACAATATCAACGTCGTCTATCGTCGCACCGACGGCAATGTCGGCTGGATCGCCCCGGAGTAG
- the lipA gene encoding lipoyl synthase — protein MPTTSHPRHPRWLRREPPRSEHLGEVRRTLREQRLSTVCESARCPNRGECYGCGTATFMILGERCTRNCRFCSVPHGDPPPVDKDEPRRLAVAVRRWGLSYVVATSVTRDDLPDGGAAQFAAVIDAVGALPGQPPVEVLVPDFAGNPAAVDDVTEAGPAVFAHNIETVPRLYPRVRPGADYERSLAVLRRAAANGLTTKSGLMLGLGEKRHELERVFAELTTVGVRSLTLGQYLRPTTEQLPVERYLPPDEFAELADLARNAGIDSVLSGPLVRSSYCAAQTYHELSGS, from the coding sequence TTGCCGACTACATCCCACCCCCGTCATCCCCGTTGGCTGCGTCGGGAGCCGCCCCGGAGCGAACACCTGGGCGAGGTGCGCCGCACCCTGCGCGAGCAGCGCCTCAGCACGGTCTGTGAGAGCGCCCGCTGCCCCAACCGCGGCGAGTGCTACGGCTGCGGCACCGCCACCTTCATGATCCTGGGCGAGCGCTGCACACGCAACTGCCGCTTCTGCTCGGTGCCCCACGGCGATCCGCCCCCGGTCGATAAAGATGAACCCCGGCGTCTGGCCGTGGCCGTGCGTCGCTGGGGGCTGTCCTACGTGGTGGCGACCTCGGTGACCCGGGACGACCTGCCCGACGGCGGCGCGGCCCAGTTCGCCGCCGTGATCGACGCCGTGGGCGCCCTGCCGGGACAACCCCCCGTCGAGGTGCTGGTGCCCGACTTCGCCGGGAACCCGGCCGCCGTCGACGACGTTACCGAAGCCGGACCCGCAGTCTTCGCTCACAACATCGAAACCGTGCCCCGGCTCTACCCCCGGGTGCGCCCCGGCGCCGATTACGAGCGCTCCCTCGCGGTGCTGCGCCGCGCCGCCGCTAACGGGCTGACAACCAAGAGCGGTCTGATGCTCGGCCTGGGCGAGAAACGGCACGAATTGGAGCGGGTCTTCGCCGAGCTCACCACCGTCGGCGTTCGCAGCCTGACCCTGGGGCAGTACCTGCGTCCCACGACGGAGCAATTACCCGTGGAACGCTACCTGCCGCCGGACGAGTTCGCGGAGTTGGCGGACCTCGCCCGCAACGCCGGGATCGACAGCGTCCTCAGCGGCCCCCTGGTGCGCAGCTCCTATTGCGCTGCGCAAACATACCACGAACTGTCCGGGAGCTGA